TGAGGCGCTGCAGGGGCTGCGTCGGGTCTGCGCGGACGTACGCTTCCTCGGCTCGTACCCCCGGCACCGCTGGACCGCGACGGACGAAGACCGGCCGGTGCCGGCCCCGGCCGGTCTCTCCGACGCCGACTACACCGATGCGGCGGCCTGGCTGGCCCGGCTACGCACCGGCGAGTGAGGCACCGCGCGGGCCGGGTTAACGCGCGGGCCGGGTTAAGAGGGGGCCCCTGCGCTACCGGAAGCGTTGACCGGGGGCCCTTCCCTACCGCTCAGCTGAGGAGGCTGCCGAGGCCGCCGCGCTGCTCCTGCTGGCCGCTGCCGGTCACCGGTGCCTCCTCGGAGGGCTGCACCACCACGAACCCCTGCCCGGCGAAACTCATCGTGAAAGCCTCACCGGTACGCCGGCCGAGCAGGGTGCCCAGCCCGAGCTGCTCGGCCCGTGGTAGCCGGTCTGCAGGCTGGCCGACCAGCAGACCGCCGCCTGCGGGTCGACGTAGGTGGGTGCGTCGACACTGAGCACCACCGGGGTGCCCTTGGTGGTGATGGCGATCCGGCCGTGCCCGGTGAAGACGCAGTTGAACAGGCCGGACGACGCCATCCCGGCCCCGCCGACCATCCGGACGTCGTACTGCAGGCCGGAGTCGAAGGCCAGCACGCTGGAGCCGTTGATGGAGAGCGCGTCCCCCGGCTCCAGGTCGATGATGTGCACGTCCTTGGCGAAGTCGGCGAGGAAGAGGTCACCCACGCCGGTGACCTTCATCAGCGGGACACCCTCGCCGGTGAGTTTCTGCTTGAGGAACTTGCCGAGCCCGCCGGAGCCGAGCGCCTGGAACTGCATCTGCCCCTGATAGGCGACCATCGACCCGACCCGGGCCATCGTCTCCCCGTTGAGGGCGATCTTCAACATCTTGGAGTTCTGCAGCCGCATACCGGGCTGCGCGGACTCCCTCTCCAGGTTCTCCGCGGAGAACAGCTCGCTGCGCATGGTGAAGGTGCCTCCTGATTCGCGTACCTGCCTGTGAAGGTAGGTCAGCGCCGCAACCGGCCGGCATCCGCCGAACCGGCAGCAGGTCAGCCCCAGCCCAGCTCGTGCAGCCGCTCGTCGTCGATGCCGAAGTGGTGGGCGATCTCGTGCACCACGGTCACCGCCACCTCCTCGACGACGTCTTCGTCGGAGTCGCAGATCCGCAGGATCGGTCGGCGGTAGATGAAGATCCGGTCCGGCAGCACCCCGGCGTAGTCCCAGCCCCGGTCGGTGAGGGCGTGGCCCTCGTAGAGGCCGAGCAGCTCCGGCTCGCCCGGTGGCGAGTCGTCCTCCACCAGGATCACCACGTTGCTCATCAACCCGAGCAGTTCCTCGGGCACCTCGTCGAGCGCCTCACCTACCAGTTCCTCGAAACGTTCTCGGCTCATCTCGACGGGCACGTCGTCCATTCTGCCGGCAGCCGGGCCGGAACGCCGGGCGGCGACCGATGCCGGGGACCGGGCGGGTTCGTCAGGCGACGGCCAGGCTTCGCCGGGTCGGCCGGCGGGGCAGCGGCCGGACGGGAGCAAGGGCCGGCCGGGGTGGCGAGGTCGAGGGATGCCCGACCGCCCGCCCGGAGGCGGGGCGGCCGGGTGCCCGTCGAACAGAAAGCGGTGTACGTCAGGCGGCGAGGCGCGCGCTGAGACTGATCTGCGCGCCCGGAGAGAGCAGCCGCGAGATCGGGCAGTTCTCCTTGGCGGCCTCGGCGAGCTTGGTGAACTGGGCCTCGTCGAGGCCCGGCACCTGGCCGACCGTCTCCAGGTCGATCCGGGTGACCGTCATACCGGCGTCGGTCTTGTCCAGGTGGACCTTGGCGGTGGTCTGCACCGAGGTGGCCGGCGAGCCGGCGTCGGCCAGCCCCTTGCTGAGCGCCATCGAGAAACAACCGGCGTGGGCCGCGCCGATCAACTCCTCGGGTTGGTCCCCTCGCCCTCCTCGAAGCGCGACTTGAACGAGTAGTTCCCGGCGAGGCCGCCCTTGCCGGTGCTGATGGTCCCGGACCCCTCGGTGAGGGTGCCCTGCCACTGTGCGGATGCGGTACGGATAGGCATTCCCCGACGCTAACCGACGCCGGGTCCAGCGGCGACCGTCCCACCGACTCGGTGCCCGCCCGCCGGTCCGCCCCGCCCGCCACGGGCGGGCCACGACACGGCAGGTACGACATCCGCGGGCCAGGGCGTCGGAGGGTCGGGACCCGGCCGGCGACCGCCGGTTGTGTCATGATTCGGCGGGAGGCCGACGGCCGGGTCCAGCCCCGGCACGGCCGGGTCCAGCGGCAACGCGGGTCCACCGACGGCTCAGGCTCGCGCAGGCGGAAGGGTGGCCGATGTCCCAGGATCTTCCCGTTCCCCGGCAGAACGACCGCTCCGACGGGCCGGCCGTCCTGGAATGGGGACCGGACGAGCCGGCGGCACCGTCGTCGGGTCGTTTCGGGCGTACGCTCGCCGGCCTTGGCCGGGACCGACGGCTACCGCCGGTGCTGGCCGGGTTGGGCGCGGTTGCCGCGATGGCCTCGCTGGTCGGCGAGTGGCTGGTGATGACCGTGCCGGACAGCGGCCCCGGGGCGGACACGGTCCTGCGGGTGCCCGGCAACGTCTCCGAGGTCGGCGGCTTCGGGCCGGTTACCTGGTCGGCCTGCTGGTGCTGAGCGCTGTGGTGGTCCTCGCGCTGGCCGGCACCCCGGCGGTACGGCCCAACGCCCGGTTGGCCGGGTTGGCGCTCACCGGAGCGCTGCTGGCGCTGCTGGTGGCCACGGCCTTCTCGCTCGACGAGCCGAGCCAGCGCACCCTCTTCTACTCCCCCGAGGACGGCTTCCAGGTCGAGTACGGTCGCGGCCTGGTGATGGCCTTCGTCGGCTGCCTCCTGCTCGTGGCGGCGCTACAGCTCAGCGGCCAGGCCACCGAGGCACCGACCGACAGCCCCGGATGGCGGTGGCCTGGTCGCCGGGACCGCCCGCAACCGGACGACGACGAGCTGCCCGCTCCGGCCGACCTCACCGTCGGACCCGCCGTCCCGTTCGCCCGCCCCGAACCCCAGCCTGACCGCACCATCCCACCCCGACACCCACCCCACCGCACCCCGGCGCCCGCCGCACAGGATCTTTCAGGCACGTAGGGGAGCAGCCCCACGGGTGGCGGGGCAGGGGCAGCGGAGGACGGGCGGACGGAGTGCGGGGCAGTGGCTGGTCAGGTGGTCACCGGGTGGTCGCCGCGGGTTGGTGCCCGATTCGCGCGGAAGCCATGGTTGCGACCGGTTCACCGAGGTACGGTTGCTGCCCGCCGTTGGAGGATCGGAGGCACCGACGACCGGACGACCGGGCCCGACGGCGGCGGGCGAAGGAGGAGCCATGACCCGCCCGGGACTACCCAAACTGATCGCCACCGACCTCGACGGGACGTTGGTACGCAGCGACGACACGGTGTCCGCGTACACCCATGGTGTGCTGGACCGGGTCCGGGCCGCCGGCATCCCGGTGGTCGGCGCGACGCCGTGGTGGTGCTGCTGCCCGGGGCGGCCCTCGGCGACGGCACCACCGGCCGGCTGCTCGCCGCGCTGGTCGCCGCCGGGGCGTTCGCGGCCTTCCTCTCCACCTCGTCCGGCCTGCTCACCAGCGTCGCCGGGGTGATCTGGACCGACGTGCTGGGCCGCGGCTCGGTGCGCGACTTCCGGCTCGCCACGGTGATCGCCGGTGGGATCCCGGCCGCGCTGGCGCTGAACGTCTCCGGGCTGGACGTGTCGCAGGTGGTCGGGCTGGCCTTCGCGGTAGCCGCGTCCAGCTTCTGCCCGCTGCTGGTGCTCGGCATCTGGTGGCGCGGCCTGACCGACCTGGGCGCCACCGCCGGAGTGCTCGCCGGTGGCGGCGCGGCGATCACCGCCGCCCTGGTCACCGTGCTCGGCCCACCGCTGTCGGGCTGGCCGGCCACGCTCGTCGCCCAGCCCGCCGCCTGGACGGTGCCGCTGGCCTTCTCGGTGATGATCGCGGTGTCGATGCTCACCCGCCGCCATGCCCCCACCGACGTCGCCACCATCATGCTCCGCCTCCACACCCCCGAAGCCCTCCGCCTGTAAGGAAGGGCCCCCTGTTAACGCTTTTCGTATAGCGGGGCACCCCTCTCACCGCCCACCGGGGCGGACGAAGCTCCTGCCTGGGGAGGAGACACAGGTCGTACCGCGGCGGGATCAGCCGGTGGCGGTCGCGGGCTAGGGTCGCAGGCATGACTGAGGAGCACCGGGCGCTCGCGCTGCGCGGGCTGGTCAAGCGGTTCGACAGCAAGGTGGCGGTCGCCGGCGTCGACCTGGACGTGCCGACCGGGTCGTTCTACGGCCTGCTCGGCCCGAACGGCGCGGGCAAGACCACCACCCTGTCGATGGCCGTCGGCCTGCTGCGCCCCGACGGTGGCCAGGCCCAGGTGCTCGGGTACGACGTCTGGACCGACCCGGTACGCGCCAAGCAACTACTCGGCGTGATGCCCGACGGGGTACGCCTCTTCGACCGGCTCGACGGGGCGGAGCTGCTGGCGTACCACGGCTTGTTGCGCGGCATGGACCCGGCGGTGGTGGACCGGCGCGCGGCCGAGCTGCTGGACGTCCTCGCGCTCGGCGACGCCGGCCGGACGCTGGTGGTCGACTACTCGGCCGGCATGAAGAAGAAGATCGGCCTGGCCTGCGCGCTGCTGCACGGCCCCCGGCTGCTGGTACTGGACGAGCCGTTCGAGGCGGTCGACCCGGTCTCCGCCGCGCTGATCCGCGACATCCTGCACCGGTACGTCACCGGTGGCGGGACGGTGGTCTTCTCCAGCCACGTCATGGAGGTCGTCGAGCGGCTCTGCTCGCACGTGGCGATCCTCGCCGACGGGGTGATCAAGCGGGTCGGCACCATCGACGAGGTACGCGCCGGCCGGGCGCTGGAGGACGTCTTCGTCGAGGTGGTCGGTGGTCGGACCGCGACGGGTGAGGAGTTGGCGTGGCTGTCCCGGTGACCACCCCGCCGGTCGTCGCGCCCACCGAACACCTCCGGCCGGTCCGGGCCCGACACTTCGTCCGGCTGAAGCTGCGGGTGACCAGGAACAATCTCCGAGGCCAGAGCTGGCGCGTGGCGCTGTTCGTACTCGGGGTGTTCTTCGGTCTCTGGTTCGCGGTGGGTGGCTTCTTCCTGTTCGCCGCGCCCGGCCTGGCCGACGGCGGCCGGTACGCGATCCTGGCCGGTGCGCTCGGCGGCGGCCTGGTGACCCTGGGCTGGCTGGTCCTGCCGCTGGTCTTCTTCGGGGTGGACGAGACGCTCGACCCGGCCCGGTTCGCGCTGCTGCCGCTGAGCCGGCGGACCCTGGTCACCGGGCTCTGCGCCGCCGCCCTGGTCAGCGTGCCGATGGTGGCGGCGCTTGTCGCGTTCGCCGGGCTGGTGCTCACCGCCGGCCTGCTCGGCGGCTGGGCGGCGGCCGTGGTCTGCGTACTCGGGGTGCTCTCCGGGTTGTTGCTCTGCGTCGCCGGCAGTCGGGCGTTGACCAGCGCGTTCGCCACCATGCTCCGGTCCCGTCGGGTCCGTGACCTGGCGGCCGTCCTGCTCGCGGTGCTGGCGGCCATGCTCGCCCCGATCCAGCTCGCGCTCACCGCCGCGCTACGCGACGCGGACTGGGACCGGCTGCTGGGGATCGCCCGGGTGGTCGGCTGGACCCCGCTCGGCGCACCGTGGAGCGCCGGCATCGAGGTGGCCGAGGGACGGGCCTGGGCCGCCGCGCTGAAGTTGCTGATCACCGGGGTGAGCGTCGCGGCACTGTTGCTCTGGTGGTCCCGGTCGTTGGAGTCGGCGATGACCGGTACGGCCAGCGCCGGTGCCGCCCCGGCCCGCCGTGGCCCGGCCGGCACCGCCGTGGCCCGGCTGTTTCCCCGGCCGCTGGGCTGGCTCGGGCGGACCCGGTTCGGTGCGCTGGTGGCCCGCGAGTGCCGGTACTGGTGGCGGGACGCCCGCCGCCGGGCCAACCTGATCACCCTCGTGATGGTCGGGATCTTCGTGCCGGTGATGATCAACGTTGGCGGCGCCGGTTTCGTCTTCGACAGCGAGCAGGGGTTCAGCTCCGCCGGTCCGACCTCACCGCTGACGGCAAGCGTGTCGATGGTCTTCGTCGGGGTGCTGGCCGCGGTGACGCTCGCCAACCAGTTCGGTTTCGACGGCAGCGCGTACGCGGCGAACGTGGTCGCCGGGGTGCCCGGCCGGGTCGAGTTGCAGGCCCGGATGGTGGCCTTCTCGGCCTACGTGGTGCCGCTGCTGGGGGCGCTCTCGGCCGTCATGGTGCTGGTGCTGGGTGAGCCGGCCTGGATCGGCCTGACGTTGGGCGTCCTCTTCGCCACCTACGGCGGCGGGCTGGCGGTCAACTCCTTCCTGTCGGTGCTGGGCGCGTACTCGCTGCCGGAAACGAGCAACCCGTTCGCGATGAACACCGGCGCGGGGATCGCCCGCAGCATGCTCACCCTGGTGTCGATGATCGTCTCGGCGGTCGTGGCGATCCCGATGCTGGTCGCCGCCGTCCTGCTCGGCGACGCCTGGTACTGGTTCGCGCTACCGGTCGGCGTGGCGTACGGGGTGGGCGCGGCGTGGCTCGGCGCGTACCTGGCCGGAGACGTTCTGGACCGCCGGATGCCGGAGCTGCTCGCGACGGTGACCCCACGCCGCTGAGGATGGGTACACTCCATCCCCATCGACTGGCGGATCGAGGAGGCACGATGTCGCGCCGGACCGGTAAGCCTTCCTACCTGCTGGCCCGCCCCGACAACCGGCGACGTCTCGTCGCGGTCGGCGTGGGGCTCGTCGCGGCGGCGGTCCTGCTGGGCGGTGGCATCGGCTACGGCGTGGGACGACCGGATGCCACCGAGGCCAGCATCGCCGACCTGCGACGCGCCGAGACCGAACGCGACGTACAGCAGATCGCCGACCTCACCGCGCTGGCCCGGCAGACCCGCGACCAGCTCTCGCCCATCCTCACCGCGCTGCGGCCGGACGGACCGGCACCCGACCCGGCGCAGGCCCGCCAGTGGCAGCAGACCATGCGTACGGTCGCCGAGCCGTTCGCCAACCCGCCGTCCGGCAGCACCGCCACCAACGTCGCCCGCGGTGGGCTGCGCAGCGCCGTCGACCAGGCCGCCGTGGCGGTGGACGCGTACGCCCTGGCGGCGGAGTCACCGGCGGCCAACCGCAAGGCGCTCACCGACATCGCGGTCCGGCAGGCGACCCTCGCCGCCACCACCTGGTCGGTGGCCGCGACCCAGCTCGACCAGATCAACATCGACGCGGGCCACGGCCACCAGCACGTCTACCTCGACACCGGTCAGGACGGCGGCGCCTTCACCCCCGACCACGCCCCGGAGGGCACCGGCGGCTGAGCCGACTCGCTCGGGCCGGCCATGGGTGGCGGGCGCACAATGGGGCGATGCCTGTCGTCGAGTCGGTGATCACCGTTCCCGTGGCCCCCGAGCTGGCCTTCGCCGTGTCGCAGACGGTCGCGCCGGTGCGGTACCGCTGGGATCCCTTCGTCCGGGAACAGCACTTCGTCGACGGTGCCACCCGCCCCGGCAAGGGGGTGCGTACCTTCACCCGCTCCCGGCACGGGCTGACCATGGTCAGCGAGTACGTCTCCTTCGCCCCGCCGACCAACGTCGGGATGAAGATGATCCGGGGGCCGTGGTTCTTCGAGATGTTCGCCGGTGGCTGGCGGTTCGCCCCCGGCCCCGAACCGGACACCACGCTCGCCACCTGGCGGTACAGCTTCCGCTGCCGGCCGGCGTTCCTGCGCCCGATCGCCGACCGGGTCGGGGTCTGGCTGCTCGGCCGGGACATCCGCCGGAGAATCACCGGGTACGCCGCCGGCTGCGCCGACGAGCAGGTGCTCGCCGCCGCCCGGGAATCCCTCTCCGGGCCCGCTCAACAGCCGGAGAGTCACGGTTAGCTTCGTGCCCCAGTCCGGCGCGGCACAATGTTTCACGTGAATCATGAGCCGGGTGCCGAGATCCACCACACCGACCCCTTCGCCGTACCCGTCGGTGACCGCTCGCCGGTCCGGCGGTTGCGGGGGCGGCTGGCCGCCCCGGTCACCCTCTGGACGGCGCCCGGCCCGGCCGGGCTGACCGTATCGTCCACGCTGGTCGCCGAGGGCGAGCCGAACCGGCTGCTCGGGCTGATCGATCCGGAGTCGGACCTGTGGGCGGCGGTCGAGGATTCCGGTCGGTTCGCGGTTGCCCAGTTGGGCCCGCC
Above is a window of Micromonospora yangpuensis DNA encoding:
- a CDS encoding ABC transporter ATP-binding protein, which produces MTEEHRALALRGLVKRFDSKVAVAGVDLDVPTGSFYGLLGPNGAGKTTTLSMAVGLLRPDGGQAQVLGYDVWTDPVRAKQLLGVMPDGVRLFDRLDGAELLAYHGLLRGMDPAVVDRRAAELLDVLALGDAGRTLVVDYSAGMKKKIGLACALLHGPRLLVLDEPFEAVDPVSAALIRDILHRYVTGGGTVVFSSHVMEVVERLCSHVAILADGVIKRVGTIDEVRAGRALEDVFVEVVGGRTATGEELAWLSR
- a CDS encoding ABC transporter permease; translated protein: MAVPVTTPPVVAPTEHLRPVRARHFVRLKLRVTRNNLRGQSWRVALFVLGVFFGLWFAVGGFFLFAAPGLADGGRYAILAGALGGGLVTLGWLVLPLVFFGVDETLDPARFALLPLSRRTLVTGLCAAALVSVPMVAALVAFAGLVLTAGLLGGWAAAVVCVLGVLSGLLLCVAGSRALTSAFATMLRSRRVRDLAAVLLAVLAAMLAPIQLALTAALRDADWDRLLGIARVVGWTPLGAPWSAGIEVAEGRAWAAALKLLITGVSVAALLLWWSRSLESAMTGTASAGAAPARRGPAGTAVARLFPRPLGWLGRTRFGALVARECRYWWRDARRRANLITLVMVGIFVPVMINVGGAGFVFDSEQGFSSAGPTSPLTASVSMVFVGVLAAVTLANQFGFDGSAYAANVVAGVPGRVELQARMVAFSAYVVPLLGALSAVMVLVLGEPAWIGLTLGVLFATYGGGLAVNSFLSVLGAYSLPETSNPFAMNTGAGIARSMLTLVSMIVSAVVAIPMLVAAVLLGDAWYWFALPVGVAYGVGAAWLGAYLAGDVLDRRMPELLATVTPRR
- a CDS encoding SRPBCC family protein — translated: MPVVESVITVPVAPELAFAVSQTVAPVRYRWDPFVREQHFVDGATRPGKGVRTFTRSRHGLTMVSEYVSFAPPTNVGMKMIRGPWFFEMFAGGWRFAPGPEPDTTLATWRYSFRCRPAFLRPIADRVGVWLLGRDIRRRITGYAAGCADEQVLAAARESLSGPAQQPESHG
- a CDS encoding metallopeptidase family protein, which translates into the protein MDDVPVEMSRERFEELVGEALDEVPEELLGLMSNVVILVEDDSPPGEPELLGLYEGHALTDRGWDYAGVLPDRIFIYRRPILRICDSDEDVVEEVAVTVVHEIAHHFGIDDERLHELGWG